DNA sequence from the Desulfobulbaceae bacterium genome:
AGGTTTTCATGTATGTGTCTGACCCTTTTAGCATGTTCATTTTCTTTACATTTTCTTCGTATTTTGCCTTTATCTCCCCAACTACCCTCAGCAAAAAAATAGCCTATCTGTAACAATAACTACTATTTCTGCAATTATTATGCCTTGAGGCCATGTTTCTACCTGGTTTTTTGTAATCCCTCGACATACTGTTAGGTTAGGCAATCACCACATACCGCATTGTGGTACAGAAAATAATTAGATAAGCAAAACCATTGGTTTTTTTACAGCAAGAAATGAGCGGAAATCCCCAGCGCGAGAAATATCCCCCACACGTTGTAGCGCCTCAGCCGATAACCCAGATAGCGATATGGCTGGCCAACTCCAGCACTTTATCCGACACCCCTTTAAAAAAGCCCTTTTTAAGCCCTTTGGCTCGTCGGCCAATGACTACTGTCCCGTAATGGCCTTTACTAGACAGCTTGACAATCTGGGCATGGGGGGTCAGAGACCGGATCTCGAGTTCTCTAAAAATGTGCTCTGCTGATATCCCCCGATCAATCAGCATTTGCTCTGGCCCGTGAAAAACCGCATCGGCGCCATGCAGGTGCTCATCGCACCACGCCTTCCCCCATTGTTCTTCCAGAACTACAAAGTCCGGATCGGTATCACCGCCAATTATTGACTCCAGATGAACGAGGTTAATTTGGGCATAGGGGTTATTTTTTAAAATAAAACCTAGATGGTCTGCCGCCTTAAGCGAATTCAATGATTTATCGACTGGCAAAAGAAACTTCCTTGAGTCAACCTTGCCATCAACAACCCACACCGGCATACTATAGCAACTTTGTGCCACTGCCGCAGAAACACTGCCCAGAATCAACTCTTCTATTGTGGTCAAACCACGTCTGCCGATCAGGAGCGCATCGTAGAGCCCACTGCGGGCCTCGGAAACGATATCGGCAGCGACTCCAGCCTTCGCTAACATAATTTTGGTTGAGACCTGCTCGGCCTCAATTCCACGACGCCCTAACTGCAAAACAGCTTCCTGCATAAAACGCTTCGCAGCCGAATATCGAGTTCTTTCAGCAGGCGACAGCGACAAAAGACGATCATGCTCACATAACCAGCCCATCCCAACAGATAAGGAAGCCGTTGATACGACATACAAGAGGTGAATATGCACATCTGCCAAATCGGCAAATAGCTGTCCCAGATACCGCAGAC
Encoded proteins:
- a CDS encoding universal stress protein; amino-acid sequence: MEKKILVAVDGSINSYNSLRYLGQLFADLADVHIHLLYVVSTASLSVGMGWLCEHDRLLSLSPAERTRYSAAKRFMQEAVLQLGRRGIEAEQVSTKIMLAKAGVAADIVSEARSGLYDALLIGRRGLTTIEELILGSVSAAVAQSCYSMPVWVVDGKVDSRKFLLPVDKSLNSLKAADHLGFILKNNPYAQINLVHLESIIGGDTDPDFVVLEEQWGKAWCDEHLHGADAVFHGPEQMLIDRGISAEHIFRELEIRSLTPHAQIVKLSSKGHYGTVVIGRRAKGLKKGFFKGVSDKVLELASHIAIWVIG